Proteins encoded by one window of Fusarium graminearum PH-1 chromosome 1, whole genome shotgun sequence:
- a CDS encoding guanine nucleotide-binding protein alpha-2 subunit: MCFGNRDKGDRGLARSREIEKQLRQDEKRLSKEVKLLLLGAGESGKSTVLKQMKLIYSQGFTKNEKLEWKPVIFNNIIQSFKIIAEAMGEHDLHFDSPDNEKYMAHILVDHEISPHDPMPADYLAPVKALWVDSGVRTAIGMGNEYALHDNLTYFIEDIDRLWGEDYVPDDQDLLRSRLRTTGITETIFDLGQLTYRMFDVGGQRSERKKWIHCFENVNCLLFLVAISGYDQCLVEDKDGNQMNEALMLWESIANSHWFARSALILFLNKMDLFKEKLPKSPISNHGFTDYHGPKDDYKAASKYFLDKFKALNRNTEKEIYGHFTNATDTNLLKITMASVQDMIIQRNLKQLIL; encoded by the exons ATGTGCTTCGGAAACCGAGACAAAGGCGATCGCGGCCTTGCGAGATCCcgcgagatcgagaagcaactccgtcaagatgaaaagagacTATCAAAGGAGGTTAAGCTCCTCCTACTGG GTGCTGGAGAATCTGGAAAGTCTACTGTCCTCAAGCAGATGAAGCTCATCTACTCCCAAGGCTTCACCAAAAACGAGAAGCTAGAATGGAAGCCCGTGATTTTCAACAACATTATTCAATCTTTCAAGATTATTGCTGAGGCAATGGGCGAGCATGACCTTCATTTCGACAGTCCCGACAACGAG AAATACATGGCTCATATCCTTGTCGACCACGAGATTAGCCCACACGATCCGATGCCCGCTGATTATCTCGCGCCCGTCAAGGCGCTATGGGTCGACAGTGGTGTCCGGACGGCCATTGGAATGGGAAATGAATATGCGCTACATGACAACCTCACCTA CTTTATTGAGGATATTGACAGACTCTGGGGAGAAGACTATGTTccagatgatcaagatcttctccGATCTCGACTACGTACAACTGGTATCACAGAGACCATTTTCGACCTCGGCCAGTTGACCTACCGTatgtttgatgttggtggtcaGCGATCAGAGCGAAAGAAGTGGATTCACTGCTTCGAGAACGTAAACTGcctgttgttcttggtcgCAATTAGTGGTTATGACCAGTGCTTggtcgaggacaaggatggg AACCAAATGAACGAGGCGCTCATGCTCTGGGAATCAATTGCCAATTCCCATTGGTTTGCCAGATCTGCACTTAtcctgttcctcaacaagatggacctcttcaaggagaagcttccCAAGAGCCCCATCTCAAACCACGGTTTTACTGATTACCATGGCCCGAAGGACGATTACAAGGCGGCCAGCAAATACTTCCTCGATAAGTTCAAAGCCCTGAACCGAAACACCGAAAAGGAAATCTATGGCCATTTCACCAACGCCACCGATACAAATCTGCTCAAAATCACCATGGCCTCTGTCCAGGACATGATTATCCAGCGTAATCTCAAGCAACTCATCTTATAA
- a CDS encoding MYG1 protein — MAESAAKRVKTSGNGPLIGTHSGHFHADEALAVHMLRRLPTYRDADLVRTRDPAVLATCHTVVDVGGEYDAEKRRFDHHQRGFNTTFPGRPTKLSSAGLVFLHFGRAIVAERLGLSEDSPDVDLIYKKLYENFVEALDAHDNGISVYDPAAIAAAGIEKRFSEGAFGLGAVVGRLNPKWNDPTPSDPAEAQAAEDAKFNEASSRIGQEFDRDLDNYAASWLPARTIVQEAFNKRKQYDEQGRILILEGQSVPWKDHLYTLEDGTPSVIYVLYAEKPEPGAKWRIQCVPESKDSFTSRKPLPEAWRGFRDAELDGISGIPGCVFVHAAGFIGGNKTFEGAKEMATKALEG; from the coding sequence ATGGCCGAATCAGCAGCTAAGCGCGTCAAGACCTCGGGCAACGGCCCCCTCATTGGTACTCACAGCGGCCACTTCCACGCTGATGAGGCCCTCGCCGTCCACATGCTCCGTCGGCTTCCTACATACCGCGACGCCGACCTCGTCCGTACCCGCGACCCTGCTGTCCTAGCTACCTGCCACACCGTCGTCGATGTCGGTGGAGAGTATGATGCTGAGAAGCGCCGCTTCGACCACCACCAGCGaggcttcaacaccaccttCCCTGGCCGCCCAACAAAGCTTTCTAGTGCAGGTCTGGTCTTCCTGCACTTTGGCCGTGCCATCGTTGCTGAGCGCCTCGGACTGTCTGAGGATTCCCCCGATGTCGATTTGATCTACAAGAAGCTGTACGAGAACTTTGTTGAGGCCCTTGATGCCCACGACAACGGTATCTCTGTCTACGACCCCGCTGCCATTGCCGCTGCTGGCATTGAGAAGCGTTTCAGCGAGGGTGCCTTCGGTCTCGGTGCCGTTGTCGGACGTCTGAACCCCAAGTGGAACGACCCAACTCCCTCCGACCCTGCTGAGGCtcaggctgctgaggatgccaagttcaacgagGCCAGCAGCCGCATTGGTCAGGAGTTCGACCGCGATCTCGACAACTATGCCGCTTCGTGGCTACCTGCCCGCACCATTGTCCAGGAGGCATTCAACAAGCGCAAACAATACGATGAGCAGGGCCGCATCCTAATTCTCGAAGGCCAGTCTGTCCCCTGGAAGGACCACCTGTACACTCTCGAGGATGGTACCCCCTCCGTCATCTACGTTCTGTACgccgagaagcctgagcctgGTGCCAAGTGGCGCATCCAGTGCGTGCCCGAGAGCAAGGACTCCTTTACGAGCCGAAAGCCGCTCCCTGAGGCTTGGAGAGGCTTCAGGGATGCTgagcttgatggcatcaGCGGCATTCCTGGCTGCGTGTTTGTCCACGCGGCTGGCTTCATCGGTGGaaacaagacctttgagggTGCCAAGGAGATGGCGACCAAGGCCCTTGAGGGTTAA